A segment of the Lepus europaeus isolate LE1 chromosome X, mLepTim1.pri, whole genome shotgun sequence genome:
CTCCCCTGGCAAGAGTTCTGTGCGGCGCCGCTCCTTCCGCCCCGGCCGCCATTGGAAAGCTGTAGCCATGGCCCTGCGCTACCCCATGGCTGTGGGCCTCAACAAAGGCCACAAGGTGACCAAGAACGTGAGCAAGCTGAGGCACGGCCACCGGCACGGGCGCCTCACCAAGCACACCAAGTTCATGCGGGACATAATCCGGGAGGTGTGCGGCTTCGCCCCCTATGAGTGCCATGCCATGGAGCTACTCAATGTCTCCAAGGACAAACGGGCGCTCAAGTTCATCAAGAAGAGGGTGGGCACCTACATCTGCGCCAAGAGGAAGCGCGAGGAGCTGAGCAGCGTCCTGGCCGCCATGCAAAAAGTGGCCGCCAAGAAGGACtgagccccaccccgcccccgccccataATAAACAAGGccggtggggaaaaaaaatgaccaaatgaccacaatttgTCCTCTCTTCAAGCCACGTTCTGTAAGACTAAAGAAGCAAAACCCAAGATGCTTGCTTCCCAAAAGAACTGATACTAGCTCCCCATAGCTGCTGCGTTCCTCAACATGGCTTACAAGGTTCACACGTCAACACCTGTTactccctctgctctctcctctagCAGCGCAGTCTGTGCCTCAGCACTTCGAAGCATCTCACAGTCCACTCCCATGCCATGCTCTGCCACCTCTGCTGTCACTGAATCGGCCACTCCTTCCTGCATGGCCCAACCTTCTTTCTCtgtagagaactttttttttccttttcattgctcTTCAATGTCACTCTCACTGGGAATCCAATCTTGACTCTCCCAGATCTAATTACCCCTCTGCAGTGGTTCCCAGGATGTACCGCACATCCTTCTGCTGCACGCTCACCACGATGTCCTCTAAATGACTCGGTAACAAGTCTATGCTGAGTCCTCAGAAGAAAAGACAATGATCAGCTAAGATTCGTTGAAAACCTACTACAAAGCAAGCATTTGACATACATTATCTTAGTCTTCACAACAACCCTTCTACAGGTAACTAAACTGAGGCTAAAAGATGTTAAATACATGTCTCAACTGTTGAACaacagttttttctttcatactatttggtgaactctTAGTAAAGGGTTCATCTTCTCTgtatacagttaattgaaaatagatcttagtaaaaagtaagaatgggaataggagagagaggaagaggagtaggagagtgggtgggaaggcaggtacagtgggaagaatatttatattcctaaatatatattcctaatatatatattcctaaagctgtatttatgaaatgtataaagtttgtattccttaaataaaacctTTCTGGGGGGAGAGATGTTAAAATAATTGTAATTTATTAGTGGCCAAACCAGGATTCGAAATCAAACTATTATACTCCAGAGCCCACACCCTTAACCACTATACTAGTATAAAGCTCAGCTGGTACTTGGAATATTGTAATGCCTGTATTAGTTATctcttgctgtgtaacaaatcatCCCAAAAACATATGTGCTTAAAACAATAAgcatttggccggcgctgtggctcaataggctaatcctccgcctgtggcgccggcacaccaggttctagtcctggttggggcgccagattctgtccctgttgcccctcttccaggccagctctctgctgtggcccaggaaggcagtggaggatggcccaagtgcttgggccctgcacccacatgggagaccaggataagcacctggctcctggctttggatcagcgtggtgtgccggccacagcgcgccggccacagcggccattggagggtgaaccaacagtaaaggaagacctttctctctgtctctctctcactgtccactctgcctgtcaaaaaaataaataaaaaaaaataagcatttactATCTCACCCTGTCTCTGTGTCAGGACTTCAGAAACAGCTTCTTTGAGTAGTTCTGCCTCAGGGTTTCTCATGATGTTACAGTCAAGATGTCAGCCTAGACTGCAGTCATTTGAAGGCTTGGCTGAACTTGTGGATCCACTTCCATGGTGGCATACTCACACGGTACTAGTAATTGGTAGGAGGCCCAAAGTCCTGCCCTCGTGAGCCTCTCCACAGTGTCTCTGCTGGCCTCCCCCGGAGGGACCAATCCAAGAGAGCAAAGTGAAAGCCACAATAGCTTTTATGCCCTAGCCTCAGACTCATACTCCATCAGCTCCAGAGCAGTGGATTTGTAGGAGAGGAGACTACACAGAGACATGGACACCAGGAAGTGAGAACCACCAGGCTCTCCCCAAATATTAAGTGAATAAGTGGAAAAAATTGTATAAAGAACTTCTCTGAAAGAATCTGTTGTAAATACTGAAACAATTGGATTAGGTGATCACTTAAAGTTTCCTTCTAGCTCCaaaactatggaatactattcccAAATTCTAGCTGGGAGCTTTCCCCATTCCCACAAATGGAGAATCAAGTAGATCCAAagatttgattttattaatttccagTAGAGACCATAGGAGTTCTGTTCATGTGGCTTTCACTTCATGGTTTCAGGCAAAGCCAACGAATTATGAGAAATTCTGctagtttaaaacaaaattatttcctTAACAGCAAAACAAATCTATGTTTGATTTCAGGATTAATTCTATAGTTTGGATGCCAGTACAAGCCCAGCCTCTGGACAAAGGCTTATCTTCTTTAGCAGAGTATCCATGATTAAACTGAGGAAACCAAATCCCTTGtgtataacaacaacaacaaaaaaagataataaaatcatTGGTTTTAGCCCTTAGGCCATGCTTATTTTCAAGCCAtgattttatttgcttaaaataattctttaatataatttaagatgtgtgaaaataaaaactgaatagtGAAAGCAGGCATTTGCAAACACACCTTGATATTGAATACATGAAATGAATTTTATTCTGAAGACCAACCCATGTTAGAAGTAAAAACCAAACATGAGCTGCTCATCCTTCCTACTGCTAGTAGCACCCAATTAGATTCAAAGAACtagggaaactggatcagaacacTCCTCAGGGGCTCCCTACAGCCCATCCTCTCTCAGAGCTCTACTCTCCAGGCTCAGCAAACTACAGCCCAGGGGCTAATCCCATATGCTGCCTGTTTTGTAAATCAGGTTTTACTGGAACACAACCGCTCATTCATTTAGGAATTGTCCAAAGTGACAACAGCAGAGTTGAGAAGTTATAATGGAGACGATATGGCTTGCGAAGTCCAAAACTGAAAATACTTACTATCTTGAAATGTGCAGAAAAAGTGTACCAGTTCCTGGTCTACACCACTGAAAACTTGGGCTAAGGAAATCTGTTATAAGATTAAAATGTCTATGCATAAAATATGGTGCTGCGGAGACTTTTATGGGGCAGGGAGAGTGCTTACTGTTTATCTTGAGGTGCTACATAGCAAAGGCACAAAGCTTAACAGCAGAACCAAGTGGAGTTTTCACATGTGTAGCATCTCCCAGATCAAGACAGACAATGCTTCCCATGGCTCCTCCGCACCAATGCCCCCAGTACAGGTGGCCATTCATTTAGCAGCTATACTATAGATGTGTTTGCCTGCTCCTGAACTTCATACGCGTGGAATAGGACAGTATTTGCTCTTGTGCCTGCCTTCTTTCATTCAGTATGAAATCAATGGCACTGATACATGTTGAAGCATGAATTAGTTCGTTCTTTTTCATTGCTGCCTAACATGCAACTGTATGGATATATCCAATGTATGTACCTGTGCTTCTGCTGATGGGCATCAGCTTCTTTCCAGGTTTTTCCTATTACGAATAAAGCTGCCATGAACATTGTCGTACATGTCTTTTGGTGGGCATAAAGATCCACCTATCAGTAGTCAAAGTCTGGATCTATGAACAAATACTCTCACAAATTAGTTGTACTTTCTACTATAGAAAACTACTGTTTAAACgtccaaaatattttgagagaaaaaactcaaaatatcTAACCTTTAAATATTCATACTCTGAAGGTTCTCTCATGACATACTGACTATCCCAGGGATGGCCAATCTGTCAGTTTTTAgatatacaagagtacttcaaagttTTCAGGGgaagaaaatggacttaaaagagaagtttattttggagtaaaaaaaaaaaactttgaaatccatgtagactcttttataacacacattttccgtgaattttctgaagaccaCCCCCCTTACATAAGCCCTGACTTTGGCAATATGCTGATACTTTACAAACTCATCTCCTAACATCCTCCCCCAAAACTCCAGGGGCTGGCTAACCTCAACGTGCAGCAGACACGACAACCAGGGTCAGGAGGGACATACACCTTGCCCATGGCAATACAATCAGGTCTGTGGCACTCGTGGTCTCCCAGTGAGGTTCTCATTTCTTTCCCTTGAAAATCAAGAAGGCTAGTTTTGCAGTCATCACAAAGTTTGGGAAGCACAGACCTAGACACCAACCCTCTTAgctcttcattttcttccttccttaacCACCTTATTAATTCACATGTAATTAAATTATGTGACAGCTTCTGAGTAGAACTCCTCATATGGCAGGTCTAAATCACTACGTTTTCACACTGCAGTCTGTGTCTGCAGACATGGCCACCCAGCTTAAcaagaatagaaaaataagaaactaaCCACCCTGCAAAAACTCAACACTGACAGATGGCCGCAAATCATAGGATTTCACACAAAGGCATGGCTTTGGAAGAAAAAACAGTCCTACAGATTTTCCTATTTCCTACCCAATCTCTACTGCATGCAACTGCACACAGCAGCAGAGTTAAAGTGGCATAAATCAGAAAATGATAATGGGAACTGAATGAAATTCACATAAATCACGTTACTAAGTATAGTTACATCTTAGAAGTGAAACCCAATTAAACAGATGGCCACATGCtgtcagaatcagcccctaatcAATAAAGATGTTCATTTTAGAAAATCACCTCAATTTTTCACTTTCTCAGTGAAGCAAAAAGAAGGCAGTTGAGGGGTGAGGGGCATCCCAGGAAACCCAGTGGGGAAATGTATAAGAAGAAACTCCACCTGTCTTAATTTGTAGTCTAGAAaatcagagaggggagagggagaaaaagtcaCCCAGAGGATTCCTTGTCATCTTGCCTAGGAATGTAATTTACAGTGAGAGCAAGCATTGGTCATTAGGAAAATAGAAACAGCTTGAATCTCTTCATTAAAATACTGCTTcaaattgttcattttaaaacTCCTCTGCACACAAGCTTTCAAGAAACCACTGGGTTACCCTGAAAGGACTTCTTTCACAGTAAGCCCCTCATAGGATCAGCTCTTCCCAGCAAGAGGAAGGCTGAGCAGGGGCGAAGGCTGGAGGCAGAACTGTTGTTAGATGCCCTTAAGTCCCCAAGGGAACAGTAACATTTCACTGGCACTAGAAAGTGAGTGTGGAAGCACTGGCAAAGAGACTAGCTCACTCCCTTCTCATGCATAAGAGCTGGTCTATGACACTCATGAGACTGGTGAAAACGAAATCTACCAATACCAACAGCTGACGAAAATGAGGAACAACAAAAATACTTCTGCACTTTGGAGGACTTAATTGGGAAAACATTTGGCGTTATCTGATAAAGCTGAATATTTGTATACCCTACCAGTCCTAGGTGTATACCCCCAGACACTTGTTTCAAGGGGTATGTGCAAGAATATTTGGAAGACCCTTGTTGATAAGAGAAAATATCTGGGGTGGGAGACACATAGGTCTGCCAGTagtgaaaaagataaataatCTATGATATGGTCACACATTGGAATATTAAACAGCGGTGAAAATGAAAAACCCACTGCCAAATGCTATGTGATGAACCTTAACATGTGGACTGAAAAAGCAAGTTTCTTAAGATCGCATACAGTTTAATTGCACTCTTATTATgctttctaaaaggaaaaataaatgatatataatTTAGGTATACCTACATAAaccattaaacttttattttaaaaaaagacagaaatggggccagtgctgtggcgcagcaggttaatgccctggcctgaagcaccggcatcccatatgggtaccagttcaagaaccagctgctccacttccaatccagctttctgctgtggcctgggaaagcagtagaagatgggccaagtgcttgggcccctgaacccacgtgggagacccagaggaggctcctgtttcctggcttcggatcagcatggctccggctgctgcagccaactgggaagtgaaccagtggatggaagacctctctctctctgcctctcctctcatgtgtaactctgtcaaatacataaataaatcttaaaaaagacagaaatgataaacacaaaaatcagtatCTTGGTTACCTCTGTGGTAAGGGACACAGTGGTATGGGGAAGGGGTTCGGCAGCTACAATGATACTGGAAATGCTCCAAGTCATTACTGCATTTTGGCTTCATAGACGCATAATGGTTGTATTATGTTTTTCATATACTTCAGAGATTAATAGGTGCTACCATGTAAAACGTACTCTTTTCATATACCAAATATTATacaataaaattttctttcaacATGAGgcaattaaatattatattatgtataatattctaaatattataatcaattataaatattattgttAATTATAGTATCTGAcagatgaaaaatgttcaggatcactagccatcagagaaatgcaaatcaaaaccacaatgaggtttcacctcaccctggttagaatggcttacatacagaaatcaacaatcaacaagtgctggagaggatgtggggataaaggtacgctaatccactgttggtaggaatgcaaactggtaaagccactatggaagacagtttggagattcctcagaaacctgaatatagccctccCACacgacccagtcatcccactcctgggaatttacccaagggaaatgaaatcaccaaATAAAGGAGCTATCTGGGaccggtgccgtggttcacttagttaatcctccgcctgtggcaccagcatcccatatgggcaccgggttctagtcctggttgctcctcctccagtccagctctctgctatggtccaggagggcagtggaggatggcccaagtagttgggtgcctgcacccacatgggagaccaggaggaagcacctggctcctggcttcagatcggctcagttccagccgtagcggtcatttgggggatgaaccaacggaaggaagacctttctctctgtctctctctctctctcactgtctataactctgtcaaataaataaaaaaaaattaaaaaaagagctatctgcacccccatgtttattgcctctcaattcacaatagataagacatgaaatcaacctaaatgcccatcaatggaagactggataaaacaattatgggatatgtagggatctgtactctatggaatactatccagtggttaaaaaaaaaaaagtgaaatccagtcatttgcaacaaaatggaggaatgtggaaaacatcatgctgagtgaaataagccagtcccaaagggacaaatatcatatgttctccctgatcggtgacaactgagcacctaaaaagaaacctgtagaagtgaaactgacactatgagaagcaatgactcgattagcccttgtcctgactgttaaggaacaacttactactttattctttctagtgttttctttttctacttaataccattggttgaactctttacttaacacagaattattcttaggtatttaaatccaactgaaaattgattcctttaaaaagataaaagtgggaataagagagggaggagatgtacagctcGGCACATGTTCCCTcgaacttacccctaagggtaaagctaaaaacttgccatgagactccaaatcccattaagctggcaggtaccaatgccaccttactagCTAATGTGACCAGTTTAAGTGCAtagctgatcataaagataggagtaagtgtcaaagtgatcatgtaaataagaccaagtgtctgctaataacaatagatagaattaaaaaggagagaatgatccaacataggaagcaggtcacacagcagactgatagaatgacaaatgccctaaacagcactctggcctcagaatcagcccttaaggcattcagatctggctaaaaagcccatgagagcatttcaggcatggaaagccaagacactgtggcaaaaaatggcctacatgaaagatctctgtgagtgagagcccagtggaaagaacgggccatcagagaagaaggtacctttctctgaagggaacagagaacttccattttgcttatggcccagtctaaataaggtcggagtttgtggctccaaaaggcttccacagtcttTGcagcacatgacaagagccttgggtgatccctgacatcataaataagagtatcaattgttaaatcaacaggagtcactgtgcacttgctccccatgtaggatctctgtccttaatgagataTATTATGataattaacggtaaaacttgtcttcaaacagtactttatagtttgtgtgtctgtgtgggtgcaaactgttgaaatctttacttagtatagagttgatcttctgtatataaagataattaaaaactaatcttaatgaagaataggatgggagagagtaggaggtgggatgggagtgaagatgggagggtgggtgtggggggaagaactgatatatgaaatttatatttattaaatataagctttctaaaaaaattatagtatCTGAAATATCCTAAGTTCACATGTAACCTATAGAGTTTAGTACTCGATTTGGAACTTAGGACCTTGAGGAGGctatagtattttcataatagtGAATATTTATACATTAAGGAGTgccattaaaatatttaacaacataTTAATGTAGAAATCAAAACTTAGCACCATCTGCTTATTTTTCTTAGGCTAGTCCTACAAAGACTTTCATTCCCAACAGTGGCCACAAGAGGGCTATTCTATGGAGATGAGTCCATTGGTAATGAGCAGCCACAGCCTTGGTGCTGTCTACTGTAGCCAAGGATTGTCCTGTAGGACTAGCATAAAGGACCTATGACTGGCAGGCTGACTCACCAGAAGGCAGGCAGGATGTCTCACTGATAAGATGGCTTTTGAGTTAGGATTTGAAACACATGGCAATTTGAGCCATACAGATTACTTGGGGAAGTTCTCAGaggcaaagaaaagcccaagcaTAAATGCTCTGATGGCAGAATATATTAGATGTGCTCTAAAAACAGGAAGATGGCTGGAACAGAGGGAAGGAAGTAAAAATAGATAGCGTGCCACCAGCACTGTGCAAGTAGTTTGGCCCTTACCATGAGAGAGATGGGATGCTGATCAAAGGTTTTGAGCAGAGGAGTGACATGATGTAActgtaacacattttaaaatggctGCAGTAttatattccccaaatgctcacaatggctaggctgagctaggtcaaagccagaagccaagaagccaatctaggtctcccacatgggtgataggcatccaactacttgagccatcacctgctacctcctggggtCTCCATTAACATAAAGCTGGAATTAGCAAGCTGAGCGAGAGATCACACACACCCtgttatgggatgcagctgtcctaagcagtgtcttaaatcCTAGACCAAACAGCCACCCCCAATACACTAACTATAGTTCTTGTACATTAGATCTTTCAACTTGTTCATCTTACATTGTTGCTACTCTGAGCCCTTTGGCCTAatctccccatccccccaccacCTACATGTACCCTAGTCACcactattttattctctttcacTACatatttgaccttttttttttttcaagtttctctGTGATGCTGTTCCTGCTCTTCTAAGAACCTAACAATCACACTCAGAATCTAGATATCATCAAATGGCCCTATAAATTGAATGaatcaatttacatttccaccagcagtgtataTATGTCCTTACTGCCAATGCTGGGTACTTTCAGAATTTTAATGTGTGCCAATAtcattctcaataaaatttttaaaaatttatcacaacatttaaaatttcatttatacaaatatGTCAGTAAAaagggggggcagcactgtggcatagggggtaaagccactgccccagtgctggcatcccatattggcatcagctcgagtcccagctgctctacttctgacccaggtctctgctatggcctgggaaagcagtagaagatggcccaagtccttggacccctgcacttgcatgggagacccagaggaagctcctggctcctggattcagatcagcacagctccagccactgtagccaattgcataatgaaccagaggatggaagacctctctttctctctctgctttcccttttctctccatgcaactcttttaaataaataaataaataaatatttttttaaaaaggaaagaaattgtcCTTACAGAGGTCACAGCCTACGGAGAGGCCAATATTAAATAAGTAGTTGCTACAAagagggcctaggaaagcagtggaagatggcccaagtccttgtgccctgcacccatgtgggagacctggaagaagctcctggctcctggcttcagatcagtgcagctccagtcattgcagccaactggggagtgaaccagcggatggaagacctctttctttctctctttctct
Coding sequences within it:
- the LOC133753484 gene encoding large ribosomal subunit protein eL36-like, whose product is MALRYPMAVGLNKGHKVTKNVSKLRHGHRHGRLTKHTKFMRDIIREVCGFAPYECHAMELLNVSKDKRALKFIKKRVGTYICAKRKREELSSVLAAMQKVAAKKD